The region AGGATTCCTTTCAATCTGCTGTAGCGGCCAGGAGGGACGAAGTGTACGGGGGTTGATGCTTCAGTGCAGTTTATTTCTAATAACAACGAATGCTCTGATTAACTAAAAGGCCCAGTCCTGTTCAGATAcaggataaaggagctaataagcaatCCATCCTGGGGCACTCcatatacaaatgcttttatggaaatacccaaagtctccgagcaaagatgggagaactggaatgtctggtgacaagggaaaacattgacatagtgggcataacggaaactgGTGGAATGCGGGGAATCaatgggataccacaatcccgggctataaatctacaggaggaacagggaggggcatgttggaggtagggtggctgtttatgttaaggaagggatagaatccagcaaagtagaggttgaaggcgggtctgactccatCATAGAATCCCTgcaggttaaattaccaggcctgaggagcaatgtaatactaggggtatactatcgtcctccagaccagaaaccagaaggggaccttgaaatgaggaaacagatcagggaggtgacaaggagggaaagggttgtacgagtttgagaacctttattggcataaaacaaattTAACAGGACACAGGAAACAACAAATTCTGTTCACAGCATAATATTCAGGTAGATGGAACACGTGAGGATGTTTTCTTTATAACAGCTAACAAATAATCAGCGACCAAGTCAGTGGTAGCCGCAAAATTATCTTCCAAAAGAAAACGCAAGGGATCATCAGAAGAACCAGAGAGAACAGACAAAGTTGGATCTAGAAAAGAATCACGAAGTGTTCGGAGAGCAGGGCAGTGACACAGGTTCCAAGAAACAAAATTTACAGGTCCTACTATTGAACGGAACATTGCAAAATCTGCCCTCAAGAACTGCAGAGGGAAAAATATTGAACCTGGCGAGCATAAAAGCCCGCCTCTTACTAGGATTAACTAGTTCCCTAAAATAATTGACAGCACGGTCAGAAGCAAAGGATAGACTGAAATAATGAGGGGAGCAGATGGGGTTAATGCTAGAAATTAGTAACTGGGATTCGACTTCAAAAAGTCTGGTCTTAATGATGGAATGGGCCTGATTAAGACCAGTGTCGGCAAGTGATTCCAAGGTAATTTCCAAAGATTGGAGTTTGGCTTTGAAAAGCCTAAACCAATTAGAAATATAAGAATCTTTTAGTAGATCGTGGAGAAGGGAATCAGGTTGGAAATTTAAATGGAGACGCAACCAATATTTAAAGGTTAGAGACCACGCCatggtggaggggaggaaagggttgtaatcatgggagacttcaattatcctcatattgactgggtcaatttgtgttctggtcacaaaaaggagaccagattccttgacatgctaaatgactgtgccttacagcagctagtcatggagcccaccagaggacaggtgagtctggatttaatattgtgcggtactcaggacctggttagagatggcaatatggagccattggggaacagtgatcatgctgcaatctgtttcgacatgcacgtcgggggaagaataccgagcaaatctctcacaaaaacccttgacttccggtgagcagacttccctcagatgaggaggctggttagaaggaggttgaaagggaaggtaaaaatagtcgaatctctccagagtgcatggaggctgcttaaaacaacagtaacagaggcccagcagaggtgtataccgcaaaggaagaagggctctactaaatccaggaggctgccccgcatggctaaccagccaagttagagaggccgtaaagggcaaggaagcttccttccataaatggaagtcttgccctaatgaagagaataaaaaggaacaaactgtggcaaaggaaatgtaagaaggtgatacgggaggccaagagagactatgaggaacacatggccagcacattaaggggaataagaaaagcttcttcaaatatgttagaagcaggaaacctgccagagaagcggctggccctctggatggtgagggagggagataaaaggagacttagagatggcagagaaattgaatgagttcttacatctgtcttcacggcagaagaccttaggcagataccgctgcctgaactgcccctcctgatcgaggaattaagtcagatagaggttaaaagagaagatgtttcagaccaaattgataaattaaagatcaataagtcaccgggccctgatggcatccacccaagagttattaaggaattgaagcatgaagttgctgatctctggactaaaatatgcaacttgtccctcaaaacagccacagtgccagaggattggaggatagcaaatgtcataccaatctttaaaaaaggaaagaggggggacccaggaaactataggccactcagcctaacatctatgccaggtaagatggtggaatgcctcatcaaagatagaatctcaaaatatatagacgaacaggccttgctgagagagaatcagcctggcttctgtaagggtaagtcttgcctcacaaaccttttagaattctttgaaaaggtcaacaggcatgtggatgcaggagaacccgtggacattatatatctggactttcagaaggcgttcaacacagtccctcaccaaaggcactgaaaaaactccacagtcaggaaattagaggacaggtcctttcatggactgagaactggttgaagacgaggaaacagagagtaggtgtcaatgggcaattttcacaatggagagaggtgaaaagtggtgtgccccaagaatctgtctggggaccggtgctcttcaacctcttcataagtgacctggagacagggttgagcagtgctgtggctaagtttgcagacaacaccaaacttttccaagtggtgaagagcagaagtgattgtgaggagctccagaaggatctctccaaactgggagactgggcagcaaaatggtagatgcgttttaatgtaagtaagtgtaaagtcatacacatgggggcaaagaatcaaaacttcagatataggctaatggagatcttggggtggtggtggataagtTGATGTGTCAACCCCAtttgcggtggcagtgaagaaggtcaattctatgcttgggatcattagaaaaggagaacaaaacagctaatattataatgccgttgtacaaatcgatggtaaggccacacctggagtattgtgtccagttctggtcgccacatctcaaaaaggatatagtggaaatggaaaaggtgcaaaagagagcgactaagatgattgctgggctggggcaccttccttatgaggaaaggctacagcatttgggcctcttcagcctagaaaagagatgcctgaagggggacatgattgagacatacaaaattatgcatgggaaagataaagtggaagagagatgctctttacactctcacataacaccagaaccaggggacatccactaaaattgagtgttgggagagttagaacagacaaaagaaaatatttctttactcagtgtgtggttggtctgtggaactccttgccacaggttgtgatgacggcatctgacctggatgcctttaaaaggggattggacaaatttctggaggaaaaatccattacgggttacaagccatgatgtgtaggtgcagcctcctgattttagaaatgggctgtgtcacatgcaagggagggcaccagaatgaggtctcttgttatctggtgtgctccctggggcatttggtggggccactgtgagattcaggaagctggactagatgggcctatggcctgatccagtggggctgttcttatgttcttaaactacaattcccaggaggccttgcaggtctcttgttatcaggtgtgctccctggggcatttggtggggccactgtgagatacaggaagctggactagatgggcctatggcctgatccagtggggctgttcttatgttcgtatacTGTGCCGATATTGCATGGATGCCACTTACCGTCCTTCTTACCCTAAGCCCATCCTGGCAACACCACACCAACAGCGCACCAATGCTGCTGCGACAAGGGCCAAGTGCTAGGCCTATCTTGACAAAACAACGCTGGCACAACCCTGCTCAGTAACAGCCTCAGCATCCATGTAAACACTTGTCACAGCCTGCTGTCCATGGAGTGAAGGTAGCGCGTAATCACCTTGACACTGACAATATCATTTCTGTGATATTGGCACCTCATTGGTGTGACATCTGTCTGTCACCACCACTAAGCCAGCAAGCTCCCAAATGCAGTTTGTGGCACAGGCAGTTTTGTGACTCcagtggggtcctgaccccaaagtGTAAGAACACTGCTGTACTAAATTCCTCAGAAAAGTGGGCCTGGTacagcatttttccccctcccccaatttaagcataaaacaaaacattttctggCCCAGTAGGGGACAGGCTGAGTAGCCTCCCAAGTGCCCCCCCATCTTCTCTTATAATTGAACAAGGTCACTGCTGAGGCATTCAAAAAGTACCAGGCAGAGAAGTTCCCACAAAAGAGCTGTTCATGCCGAGATGAGCTCAGCCTCTGTTGGGGGTACCCAACCCACAACCGTCTCTGCATCCTGTTTTTCATAACAGAACTTAAGGCTGTAGCAATGTGGGCTAATGCATAAAGATGAGACTAGTGACtgagtgccaaatcctatccaactgtccagccctggtacagctgtgccaatggggcatgcactgcatcctgtggtggggaggcaatcacaaaggcctcctccaggtaagagattACCTCCAGGTATCTCCAAATCTTCTCCAGGTATCAGATTTGGCTGCTGGTGTTCTTGGGCTAGTCACCCTCTTGCAGGGTTGTTGCGCGGGTCAGAGGAGAGGGAAGAATCACATGCAGCACCCCACATGCCTGGGagaaaaggagggatataaaCTAAGAATACCCTTCATGCAATTTTGATTGTGTTCAAATTGCTTTTCCAGTTGAGGGTAAAAATGAATACATCACTCTACATAGCCATAGACATTTTGGCAGTTTATTGGCAGTAGTGAGAGGAaatgggttttattttttcatggattttggtgttttccaaaagcagAAGTACAGAAAGCGGAGTTGTgtgtttattcaaaatttacattataattatgattataattatttgttttaaaagttaactaggtaggtgatacagggCGCTTGGGCTGGCGAAAGTCccttgccccagcccagaaagGCCATAAGTTGGCTAAGCCTTGTGAGTCAGCTTGGCTGACTTAAGCCTCCATGCCGACAGAGGCAccgagccttgtgtcggccgagcttggccgatgcaagactctgaAATGGGCTAGGCGGCggcggaagggaggcattccgggtgggggagggcgggaagtgggcggccctgggagtgggcgggtggggagcgggaggcagggctgggacctggcagttatgcggGATCCCAACCTCTTTTCcggagcagcacagagcagcttcaagttgctctgctctcctcggacttgtgctacttcaggaggtggcacatgtctgaggagacccataggggctgcagtggcttgtcCAGAGCTAAGgggaaatttccccttacctctggctgagccagtttgggcacctatcctgcagtGGATACAGAGCAAACCAGGAACGCCTCCTAGAGATGCCCATGAGGATGTCAACCAGACCCGTGTGCTTTCCAAGCAAAACGGGAAGCAGCTAcggacacaatcctatcttgcactggaataaGCAAGCCAAGGTAGGATTGTGTCTCTAGGAGGTGTTCCTGATTTGTCCACTTTAGTACCCATTTGGTAAAGTTAGCctgcattgatgatgatgatgatgggttACTGATCCTCTTTAGATATCTCAGTGTGACCAAAAGGCCCTTGTGGATTCCGAAGACTGAACACAAAGACCTATACAACAAGCTGCACTATGTATTATGGGTCCCAGTCATTCCTTGCCATGGGCCTTGGCTCTTAGTGCCTGCATATTCCCCAGAGACATTCCATAAACTATGTCCTCGAGCTGGTAGAAAGTCTGAAAGACGGTTGGTGATACCGAGTGACATTCAAAATAGCGCCTCAACTTGGCCAAACTTTCCAGGACTTCTGCCTTTGAGGGACAGGACAGCAAGTGCCAGTtgtctgcctcctcttcctccactgcagCACGGACTGGTTCTGGACACTTTGGGCTCTCTCTGACCACTGCAGCTCCTTCTTCCTGGTCCCCCATACACTCTAGCTCCTCATCCACCAACACATACTGCTCAAACTGCTTCTGGCTCCTAAACCCCAGTGCTTGGACAATGTCTGCAGGAGGAGCTAGAATATGGGGACTCCAGCCAAAGCCCGCAGCATGGAAGCCTCCCATTACTGTCTGAGGACAGATGTCTGCCCAGGCTTGGACTATCATGTGTACAGCATCCAGCAGTGTCAAGTGCTGGGAGAATtggcttgtggcagcagaggCTTTACTGTCGAACAGCACAAGAAGGCGGGTTAGCATCCTCCTCCGGTAGTGGCCTTTAAAAGTCTGGATCACCCCTTGCTCCAGAGGATGGGCCCGGGAAAGACCAGGAGGTATGAAAACCATCTGTATGTTGGAGAGGTCAGTGCAGGGGTGCACAGCACACTGGGCCAGGAATAGCACCACCCTTCTCTGCTGATGCTTCATATCTTCGTTGAAGGTCAGCAGCCACTCTGTAAAGATGGCTGCCGTCATCCAAGCCCTGCTGGTGGCCCTGTAGGTCACAGGTAGCTCCTTCACACTGACTCCTTGGAAGTCAGATGGTTTTTCTCTCCTGCCAACAATTACAGTGTCCCTTTTATCCGAAGCATCCATGTTGGTGCAGAGCAAGACTGTGAGCTGGTCCTTGGTTTCCTCTCTGTGCTCCAGAGCCAGTTCTTCAGGAGTGGCCTTGAACAAGATGCCAGCCTCACCACAAGCGTAGATATTGGAAGGGTCATACTTGCTCAGGACAGAGAGCAAGATGGTGCATTTCCAGTGCTTATCCTCCAGGTGCTCTCCATTGTGTTTCTCTGCATGAGTCCTTCCCAGGGTTGCTTTCTGCCTTGCTTTGGTCAAACTACGCAGGCCAACCTCCAGGTCCAATTTCCCtgacattccaggtggatctttgaTCCTGCCTTGTAGATGTGTCCCCTTGGCTGGGACGCTGGTCACACAGCTTCGCTCAAACCACTGCAAGAGGGcggcactgctgctactgcttgtGTGCTCCAGCTTGCGCTTGCGCCCAGAGTGGGCATTCCTGTGCCACTCTGCCAGAATACGCTCTTTGTTCTTGATGATGCGACAGATCTGGGGCTGGGAGACTCCAAATCTTTTGGCCAGCTCGCTCTGGGACACCTTGGGCCCCTCCAACATCTCCAGCACTTGGACCTTCTCCTGCAGGGACAGCTCCTTTCGTTCTTTCCTTTGCGTCCCAGTTTCACTGGACAGAGGCaaactcctcctccttcccctagCATGGCTGTGGGGATTCCCTGCTGTGCCCCTTCCCCGGTGTGTGGGCCAGGCCACGGGGTCTGCAAAACCTCTTCCACAGTCACTGCAGATGTATGAACATTGTCCTGCATGGTGCAACTGATGCTCTTCTAACTCGGTCTTTTGGCcaaaggcctttccacactccaggcaccaGTGGGACATCTCTCCCACCTGGGGTCTGCAAATTCCAAGAGCAGGTGTGCCGGAGCCATATCCCACTTGAGGGTCTATCGGGAGGCCCTTGTCATTGGCCTCCTCAGAGTCGGGCTGTGGTGGTTCCACGAGGCTCTTCCTGGGTGTTGGGTGATGAAGTCCATTCTCCCCAGCTTTGCCAGGTAACTTGCTGGGAATCTCCTCCTTCTTGTTCGGAGGCATCTCCTGTTTTTCCTCCTCAACTCCTTTTGGATGCCTGGGAAAAGGAAGTCCAGAGAGGATTAGTTAAGTGGTGAAGACAAACGGCTTGCGCAGGTGCGCTCAGAGTCCCGCATTCCAGACCCAGGATGGACTCTCTTTGGCTTCTCCCTCAAGATGGGCTGGAAAAAGTCACCCAGGGGTGGGACCAGAACACGGGCCTGATGTGCGGTGGCGCAgggctgccagggacaggagtcCAGAGAAACGTGGAGGGAAGCGCCACATCAGCGATCAGGGGATGTGCCCCTTTCGTCTCACGGCACTCGCGAGGGCTGCAGTCACCAGGCCGCAGCACCGGCCTCTTGACAAGCGCCAGGCACGGCACAGCGCAGCCCCCCCCAGGCCTGTTCGCCAGTGACCCTCCTCAAGCCCCGCGGCGGCCTGCGGACCAGTCACGGTCCTACCCGTTCCTGCACACGGGGCCGCGGGGCTGCGCTACGCGGGGTCTCGAGGGCAGCTCCCCGGAGCCCGCAAGCGCCCGGCCAGCAGCTCAGAGCGGCGGCGGAGCTGGAGGGGGCTGTGGGCGGTTCAACCTTCGGAGCTATTCCGGGGGCAGAGCGGAGCCGTGCGGGGCATGGCTGCGAAGGGGACGCCTGCCCGCTCCCCGCCAGCCCGGGCGCTCCGCCCCTCCAGCTCCGCACGCCTTACCTGAGCCAGGCGCCCAAGGCCGCCCCTTCGTGACCTGCCAGCAGCGCCGCTGCGGGAGGGTCGGAGCAGCTCCAGCTCCTGCTCCCGAAGGCCCGAGCCGGCCCGGCCTCGCCCCCAacagcgccgccgccgccccgcTCCGCCCGGATTGGCCGGGCTGCCTCCaatgggaggaagggaggcttcagcaggcccGCCCCCCAGTCGCGGCTGGAGCCTCCCCCGGCCGGGCGCCGCAGTCCCGGGCGCGGCTCGAGGGGACGGCCGCTCGCAGCACCTGCGCCAGAGCCTCCCGCGGCCCGCCGAGTCGGGCCCCGCAGGCAGCGCGCGCAGCAGGCTCGCTCGGGGGACGCGGGTCCCGCGCAGCCGCCTCCGCACCGCTCCAGGCGCCCTGCAGCTCCTGCGTCCCGCGGGCAGGCGCGCGGCCTCCGGCCGGCAGGGGTCGCTGCGGGCGGAGCGGCGGCGGCTTCCTGGAAGTGGCCGGCCCGGCTGCCGTCGCCTCGCTCCCCGACTgactggctgcctgcctgcctgctcggtGCCGCCGCCGCCCCGTCTCGCCCGGCGCCGCCCAGCAGAGCAGCGACAGCCCCGGACGGGCCATGGCCGAGTGGAGCCCCGCCCAGGTGAGACGCGGAGGCCGCGCGAAGGGACCGCCGCGGCAGAAGCAGGGCCCGGAGGCTCCGCCCGACACTCAGCCGGGCCCGGCGCGTCTGCCCAGAAGCGGCCCCGCGCAGGCCGCGCTCCTCCACTGCTGCCGGGGGCGTCGGGCGGCCGAGGAAGGGTCGCCTCAGCCCTGGGGGGGTTAGCGGTGGGGCAGCCCCTGCTGTCACAGGGCCGGTGGGGaggtaggggaggcagagcctccccgcggGGCTCCTTCCAGGGGAGGCTCACCGGGGTCCTCCCAAAAGCGCCGCCGCCGTGTGAGGCACTCCGGCACACTCAACCCACGCGCAAcgcggcccccccccccagcaacgcgTGTGAGTTGAGTGTGCTGGagtgcctcacacagcggcggCGCTTTTGGGAGGACCCtcgcggggaggctctgcctcccctgcctccccatcctatgcctgccacagcagcagcactttccacaggactccagtggggaggctctgcctcctcacccactgcgCATCCCTGTTCCCTTCCCTTGCAAACCTTCTTAATTGCCCAAATTTTTCCAGCTTCTCAGCCACCTGTCTTGACTTGTGCCATCCAAGTGGGAGCAGAATGAAGCACATGCTCAGGTGTTTGGCAGGGGCCTGGTAATGCTACCTGTAGCCATGAAAAGAAATGCTGTCCTTATGAGGGTGCTGGTTGGGTATTGCACTCCTAAGCCTTCCAGGTGTTAGCTGATGACTGCCAAGACTATAACCGGACTCCTCAGTTTGGAAAATGAGTCTTTGGGAGTCAGAATTGGGCAGTCCCTGTTACAGGCCGTTTGTGGCACTTAAAATTCTGAAAGTCCCAGATTTatttgtttgggggaggggagaaaggctTAAACTCCCTGTGGCTGCAGAGGCATTTACAGATCTGATGGCAGAACGCTTAGCATTGAGGCAGGTAGCAGGTAAAAAGGCGGCTTATGTCCCACAACTGTCATAGTTGAGTTCATCAGTTACTGAGTAGAAATGCTGTGGGATGGATGCTCCATGCCCTTGGACAATAGTTTGGCGTTTCAAGCTTGGGTTTGGCCACCCAAACTCAAGTATCTTGAGGCATTTggggcctggggcatttggtgggccactttgagatacaggaagttggactaggtgggcctatggcctgatccagtggggctgttcttttgttcttatggaATACCTGCAAATCCCCCATTTGAGCTGGCCTTCGGGGGGGGATTGACTCAAATCAGCAGAATGGCTGGATTTTGATTTGATTCATTTTCATTCTGCTACTGGGATTTGTGTGCTATTCAACGTGTTTTCACTTGGCATCTTTGGGATGGGATGGGCTGGGCTCCAAATTCGATAGGTCTATTCTGATGTGACCCTCAGTGCTGAACAATTTATTTGCTTGTGCACTAGTTTCATTTTTGCCATAGATGTGATCAGGAGGCACTCCAGAGAAAGTAATAATAGCCAGGTTCAGATTTAATTACGAGCCATGGCTTTCTCGGTATGGGAATGAACCTCGGGGTGCAGTACATTCACAGGCTCCCTTCTCCTCCTTTGCACACAAGAGGAGGAGAATAAGAGCTTTTGCTTTTGAATTGAACCACAGGTCATTGTTACATACAAAGTTGGAACTGTGATTTATTCAAACCACAATTAGGTAAAACAAAATAGATCAAAACTGttgtttcagatcctggtttgttaTCTAACCTGCTTTGAATAAACCAGTTTCCATGTTTGTATGAAACGTGGAACTATGTGGATTACAGGAGGTCTCTGTTCTAAGTCTTCCCATGAAATGTTTTCCTGGATTCAAGTCCTCAACTTTTTGAGGAACTAGACATTAGCATTCCTGACACTCACTTCCTTTGCCTTGTgctctcttcctttctcctctgagcTTTTGAAGGGACAGTGCACAATTAGCCCTTGCCTGTGTGTGCTtcatctcctcccccaccctctgagCTTTTATAGGAGCACCCATATTTATAGTATTGGAggacaggtggggcctcagtatctgtggaggatcCATCCTTGGACCCCCTGCTGATATCGAAAatcgcagataatgaaatctgcgatTGTCTCCCCCTTAAGAACTCCAAAGGGGACCGgagccacctccagagggctttctgaaacccaaaAAGACAGTGCgtgcccacccactgcctctgtgggcttcagaatgactctAAGAGCTGAAAAAACCGTTTTGCAGCTCTAGTCCCCttcggagggctcaggtggagctgagCCTGGCTCAGTGAGGGTTCAGGGGatccgcattgagccagatccacagttgtaaaatctgcagataaacaggct is a window of Tiliqua scincoides isolate rTilSci1 chromosome 5, rTilSci1.hap2, whole genome shotgun sequence DNA encoding:
- the LOC136651707 gene encoding tigger transposable element-derived protein 3-like; amino-acid sequence: MPPNKKEEIPSKLPGKAGENGLHHPTPRKSLVEPPQPDSEEANDKGLPIDPQVGYGSGTPALGICRPQVGEMSHWCLECGKAFGQKTELEEHQLHHAGQCSYICSDCGRGFADPVAWPTHRGRGTAGNPHSHARGRRRSLPLSSETGTQRKERKELSLQEKVQVLEMLEGPKVSQSELAKRFGVSQPQICRIIKNKERILAEWHRNAHSGRKRKLEHTSSSSSAALLQWFERSCVTSVPAKGTHLQGRIKDPPGMSGKLDLEVGLRSLTKARQKATLGRTHAEKHNGEHLEDKHWKCTILLSVLSKYDPSNIYACGEAGILFKATPEELALEHREETKDQLTVLLCTNMDASDKRDTVIVGRREKPSDFQGVSVKELPVTYRATSRAWMTAAIFTEWLLTFNEDMKHQQRRVVLFLAQCAVHPCTDLSNIQMVFIPPGLSRAHPLEQGVIQTFKGHYRRRMLTRLLVLFDSKASAATSQFSQHLTLLDAVHMIVQAWADICPQTVMGGFHAAGFGWSPHILAPPADIVQALGFRSQKQFEQYVLVDEELECMGDQEEGAAVVRESPKCPEPVRAAVEEEEADNWHLLSCPSKAEVLESLAKLRRYFECHSVSPTVFQTFYQLEDIVYGMSLGNMQALRAKAHGKE